A genomic window from Cucumis melo cultivar AY chromosome 8, USDA_Cmelo_AY_1.0, whole genome shotgun sequence includes:
- the LOC103485131 gene encoding chaperone protein dnaJ 11, chloroplastic has product MLSASSPLTLPPLPVRPSPRDPTRVRFRPPQAFSSTATASSTAYASRQDTASPYLNLQTMPSCTSLYEVLGIPTGASFQEIKSAYRRLARLCHPDVAAVDRKDSSATDFMKIHAAYSTLSDPEKRADYDRKLLRRYRPVASARMASGFTGYTRRNWETDQCW; this is encoded by the coding sequence ATGCTATCTGCCTCTTCTCCTCTTACTCTCCCACCTCTTCCAGTCCGTCCCTCTCCCCGGGATCCTACACGTGTCAGATTCCGACCTCCACAGGCCTTCTCCTCCACCGCCACTGCTTCTTCCACCGCCTACGCCTCCAGACAGGACACCGCCTCCCCTTATCTCAACCTTCAAACTATGCCTTCCTGCACTTCCCTTTACGAGGTCCTTGGTATCCCTACCGGAGCTTCTTTTCAGGAGATCAAGTCCGCATACCGTCGACTTGCCAGACTTTGTCACCCGGACGTTGCTGCCGTCGACCGGAAAGACTCATCTGCCACCGATTTCATGAAGATCCACGCCGCTTATTCCACTCTCTCTGATCCTGAGAAACGCGCTGATTACGATCGGAAGCTTCTCCGTCGGTATCGGCCTGTGGCTTCTGCGCGGATGGCTTCTGGTTTCACTGGATACACTCGCCGGAATTGGGAGACAGATCAGTGCTGGTGA
- the LOC103485132 gene encoding uncharacterized protein LOC103485132 produces MAEIKLILARPIQLADQVTKAADAATSCKQECTDLKGKTEKLATLLRQAARASSDLYERPAIRIIKETEQALDKALSLVLKCSGNGLMKRVFTIIPAAAFRKSCSQLENSIGDVSWLLRVSASAEGRGDEYLGLPPIAANEPILGLIWEQIAILSTGSPEDRADAAASLVSLAKDSERYGKRIIEEGGVGALLKLLKEGKVEGQENAANAIRLLGRDPENVEAMIQAGVCQVFAKILKEGPMKVQAVVAWAVSELVSSYPKCQDLFEQHYIIRSLVSHLAFETVQEHSKYNITANKATSIHAVVLANNAKTNNVYKAADDDDRQLHSRILHPMGNRTPNQMHAVVTNSMNMLSGGAVPSTTATPQPSHNEGHSLSSNGKHIIPHHSPYLHHAHSGPSTKGRELEDPATKTKMKAMAARALWQLAKGNLTICLSITESRALLCFAVLLEKGEQEVRHNSAMALMEITAMAEHDPELRRSAFKPTSPACRAVVEQLLKIIEKEDADLLIPCVKSIGHLARTFRATEKRMITPLVKLLDEREAEVSKEACIALTKFACTDNFLHINHCEEIIAAGGAKHLVQLVYFGEQSVKLDAVTLLCYIALHLPDREELARAETLPVIEWASKQSQLTQDEAHERLLHEAANKLELFQSRGPRGYHH; encoded by the coding sequence ATGGCGGAGATCAAGTTAATCTTGGCTCGCCCGATTCAATTGGCCGACCAAGTTACCAAGGCGGCTGATGCGGCCACCAGTTGTAAGCAGGAGTGCACCGACCTCAAGGGTAAGACGGAAAAGCTCGCTACTCTTCTCCGTCAGGCGGCTCGAGCGAGTTCCGATCTCTACGAGCGACCAGCGATTCGGATTATCAAAGAAACTGAACAAGCTTTAGATAAAGCTTTATCGCTGGTGCTTAAATGCAGTGGCAATGGCCTTATGAAGCGTGTTTTTACAATCATCCCTGCTGCTGCCTTCCGAAAATCATGCTCCCAACTCGAGAATTCCATCGGAGATGTCTCGTGGTTGCTTCGAGTTTCCGCTTCTGCTGAGGGTCGTGGCGATGAGTATTTGGGTCTTCCTCCAATCGCCGCCAATGAACCCATTCTAGGTCTTATCTGGGAACAGATTGCTATTCTCTCAACTGGGTCGCCGGAAGATCGAGCTGACGCGGCGGCGTCGTTGGTTTCTTTGGCGAAAGACAGTGAAAGATATGGGAAACGGATAATCGAAGAAGGCGGCGTTGGGGCGTTGTTGAAGTTGCTGAAAGAAGGTAAGGTTGAAGGTCAAGAAAACGCTGCAAATGCAATTAGGCTTTTGGGGCGTGACCCTGAGAATGTTGAAGCCATGATTCAGGCTGGTGTCTGCCAGGTGTTTGCGAAAATTCTCAAAGAAGGTCCGATGAAAGTTCAGGCCGTGGTTGCTTGGGCTGTATCAGAACTCGTTTCTAGTTACCCAAAATGTCAAGATCTATTTGAACAACACTATATTATCCGTTCCCTTGTGAGTCATCTTGCGTTTGAGACTGTTCAAGAACATAGCAAATACAATATCACTGCCAATAAAGCCACCTCGATCCATGCTGTGGTATTGGCGAATAACGCCAAAACGAATAATGTGTATAAAGCTGCGGATGATGATGATCGACAGCTTCATAGTCGGATTCTTCATCCAATGGGAAATCGAACCCCAAATCAGATGCACGCTGTGGTTACCAACAGTATGAACATGCTCTCTGGTGGGGCGGTGCCGTCTACAACAGCAACTCCACAGCCAAGCCATAACGAAGGCCACAGCCTTAGCAGCAATGGAAAGCATATCATTCCACATCATTCCCCTTACCTTCACCATGCTCATTCCGGACCCAGCACGAAGGGCAGGGAACTTGAGGACCCTGCGACGAAAACCAAGATGAAAGCCATGGCAGCTAGAGCCCTTTGGCAGCTTGCCAAAGGGAATTTGACAATCTGCCTTAGTATTACGGAATCCAGAGCGTTATTGTGTTTCGCTGTTTTACTCGAGAAGGGGGAACAGGAAGTGCGGCATAACTCTGCAATGGCATTGATGGAGATCACTGCCATGGCCGAGCACGATCCTGAATTGAGACGATCTGCTTTTAAGCCGACATCCCCCGCTTGCAGAGCAGTTGTGGAACAGTTGCTGAAGatcattgaaaaagaagatgCAGATCTTCTCATCCCGTGTGTCAAATCTATTGGACATTTGGCGAGGACGTTCCGAGCGACTGAGAAGAGAATGATCACCCCATTAGTGAAGCTTCTTGACGAAAGAGAGGCCGAGGTCTCAAAGGAGGCTTGCATTGCTCTCACTAAATTTGCCTGCACAGATAACTTCCTCCACATCAATCACTGCGAGGAAATTATAGCTGCAGGAGGGGCAAAACACTTAGTCCAGCTAGTGTACTTTGGGGAACAAAGTGTTAAACTTGATGCTGTAACTCTATTATGTTACATTGCCCTGCATTTGCCAGATAGAGAGGAGCTTGCTCGCGCCGAGACACTTCCTGTGATCGAATGGGCGTCAAAACAATCTCAATTGACGCAGGACGAAGCACACGAAAGACTCTTACATGAGGCCGCGAATAAGCTAGAGCTGTTTCAGTCTAGAGGTCCAAGAGGATACCACCATTGA